The Candidatus Nezhaarchaeota archaeon genomic interval TCTCGTTCGGGTGGCGGACGGACTACTCTCGTCTTAACTCCAACTTTAGCAAAATCTTCAAAGTCAACAGGTGCTTGGCAAACTATAACGGTTGGGATGGCTATGAACTTTAAGAAGAACCTCGCCTTATACACTACATGCTCTTTTATGCTCCCTAAGTGCAATACGGCAACCTTATGTCTATTTATGCTTAGAGTCTCCTCATGTTCTATAAAACACACGTTAGCGCCTGGAGCACCCGCTGTAGGTGAGTCGGGGGCACATCCCCCTCCACTTTTAAGTACCATTACGCTAACCTCCACACCAGCAGCTCTAAGGGCATATGTTATCTCGCAAACCGGCTTGGTGATGTGTCTCCTACCAGGTGACATTGCTACAACTACTACGTCAGGCCTCATCGCTTGGGCAATAGTGCCACTCTGTGCTAATCCCCCTCCAATCTTTAGAGCCATAGTCCTCCTGCAATCAATTATCTGTGTTCTTCTTCCAATTCCAACGTCTTCATCTGACTTGATCGAGTGGCGTTTAAGCACTAACATGAGCCTCCTTCAACAATTCTCATCCCTTAGATCAAGCTTAAATGCACGAATCTTGATATGCTTCTCTATATAAAAACCCTCTCAGGTCTTTAATTATGGAAGAAAAAGTAAAGATAACAGTTGACGGAAAGCATATGGAGATAGAGAGGGGGATTAGGGTTAAAGATGTGCTTGAAAGACTTGGAGTGAAGTATGAGGGTCAATTACTCGTGGGGCTAAAGGCCACTAGAGAGCAATTAATGCATGAGTCTACGAGCTACATATTCGAAACATCTAAAGGAGCTTTCTTAGTAGAAGTTGAGGAGAAGAATGTAAAGCAATGGTTTGAGATATTCAATAATATTAAGTCTCTCCAAGTTAAGTGGGTCACCTCAAGAGATTTAGGTTTGGGGAGCTTTGAGATACGATTAAAGCCTAGACTCGAGGTTAGGGAGTGGAAGCCTTGGGATGTTGTTGTCAGCGCTGAAGGCCTTGAAGTAGATAATACCCACCTTGTAATCGTTAAGTCAAGGCACTCAAGCACCTACGCTCTACCTAAAGGCTTAGAAAGGCTAGGTAGAGTATCTCGAGGAAGAAGCATAATAGCAAAGCTACAAGTTGGCGACCCCGTACTGTCAATAAGGCCCCTCGTCACACCAAAGCAGATCTCCAAAGCATTAATAAGGTTAAACCCTGAAGACAGGATAACAGAGTCCATGGAAATTCTAACAAAGGTTAAGATTAAATTATCAGATAAATCGCCCATCAGTGCTGAACACTTCATGTCAGCTATAGACATTGATGGCCTCATAGTGTCAGAAGCGTACTCAACGTTTATCAGGAGTGACACTTTAAGGGGGCTTCACGTCCCCTTCGAAAACCGAGCTCAACGGACTCGTGGAACCATTACCGTTAGGGTAAGCGGTGATAACAAGGGCTCCATATATGTGTATAAAGAACCCTGTCCTTCGTCAGCTCATCATAACGTAGTGGGCTATGTTGAAGCAGGAATGGAACTAATAGACTCAGCGAAAGTGGGGGACAAGGTAATTATAGAAACTGAACCTGGAAGACTGAACTTACTAGGCTTAACACAGGCTGAAGCCTCGAGGCTTCTCATGAGGCTAGGCTTAAATCACGAAAGAGCATGGTTGAGTAATGACGAGGCCATAATAGTCGATCAAGAACCTGAATCAACCTTCCAAGCCCTAAAGGAGGGGAGACTTAAAACTTACGGGCTACCACCTTCTAAGGTATTGAAGATAAGGCTATACTACGAGCAAGCCCCCAAGACTGTATGGTACTTCAAGGCTCTAACAGGGCTTCTCACAAATAAAGTTGGAAAGCTAAAGACCTACTTCACAGACCCAATGATAGGTTTCATACTTTTTGAAGGAAGGAGAGACTTAGCAGGGGCTCTCCTCCCAGAAAACAATCCTAAAGAGGAAGTAAAGCCCTTGACCATAGGGGTAACAAATATGTCTAAGAGGTTCGTAGGGCTCGTAGGCATCAGACTAACTGAAAGCAGAAAATATGGGCCGACGGGAGAAGACTTTGCAGGGACGAACCTGGTGGGAGAAGTTATCAGCGGTACTGAGGCTTTAAGAGATGTACGTGAAGGTGCAACGATATATGTGATGGAGGTCAAGCAATGAAAAACACCTACATGATTGTGATAAATCCAGAATCGAAGATAAGCCCTGAACAATTATTTGAAGACATCCTAAACTTAGATGCTGATGTTGTGGTTAAGTGCACGTGCTTTGGAGTCATGATAGAAGGGGAGGAAGCAGAAGTATTAAAAGTCTTAAACCATGTTAGGAAGAAATACCCGTACGACATATTCATAAAACTTAGAGGCTATCCGATCAATGATAAGAGAGTATGTCGAGCATACAGAGGTGGGGGTCCAAGAGCTGGTTTTCATCAACTAGATTCAGAATACAGAATTCTTCCACTTATATCGGATGCCTTGAGAAGCTTGAATAAGGAGTTTAAGGAGGAGCAGGAAAAACAGAGGCTTGACGACAAACCCGTAAGGGCCAGTGATCTTGAGAAGATCGTTGAGGAGGTACTTAACAATGAAGCTTCAAGTCAAGGTTGAAGGTGAAAGTGGGGAACTGTATGAGAGGCTAATAAGGGATTTGGTCATGGAGCTAAACGTCAAGGGGGCCATTGAATCTCTAGCGATACTTATAGATCCTACTAAACCTTTATTTGCCATAAACATGCAGACGAGACCCTCCTCTAAGATCATAAGGCTGGGTGAAGTAACTGAGATAACTAAGTCACGAGATTACGTTACCATAAAAATCCTCGATGAAAGGTTCTCTCCCGACATTATTAATGCCCTTGAAAAAGCTTACGGTAATATGGTGTTTCATGTTAGTAGGCATGAAGTCTTAATTAAGGGCGATGTTGATGAGAAGGCTCTAGAAAATACGCCTATATGCGATTACGCTAAGGTAATAGAGAGATCCATAATGGAGCTTGTACATCGAGTAACACCTGAGGGATTTAGATCAGTTAAGATTTTGAGGTCTGAAGGAGAGGTTTTACTGATAGCCTCTGAGGACCCTCTGACTGATGAAATGGAGCTTGAGGTTAAGAGAAAACTAAAGAAAATGATTAATTAAACCGGCTCCTTTTTGCTGCGTGACTTAACTTCCTCCCTAATCCATACCCTCATAACTTCTTGATCCTCCTTCATCCTCTCTTCATTTAGTTCTTTGCATGCTTCCCTAAATGCAGCAGCAAAACAGT includes:
- the mcrC gene encoding methyl-coenzyme M reductase I operon protein C; translation: MLVLKRHSIKSDEDVGIGRRTQIIDCRRTMALKIGGGLAQSGTIAQAMRPDVVVVAMSPGRRHITKPVCEITYALRAAGVEVSVMVLKSGGGCAPDSPTAGAPGANVCFIEHEETLSINRHKVAVLHLGSIKEHVVYKARFFLKFIAIPTVIVCQAPVDFEDFAKVGVKTRVVRPPPEREETVGEVYDIVTNVIRGMTVSRHKVEEVIEKVKAALLYAEALTSARKIELPVVVASDEVYRRSQR
- a CDS encoding methanogenesis marker 3 protein, whose product is MEEKVKITVDGKHMEIERGIRVKDVLERLGVKYEGQLLVGLKATREQLMHESTSYIFETSKGAFLVEVEEKNVKQWFEIFNNIKSLQVKWVTSRDLGLGSFEIRLKPRLEVREWKPWDVVVSAEGLEVDNTHLVIVKSRHSSTYALPKGLERLGRVSRGRSIIAKLQVGDPVLSIRPLVTPKQISKALIRLNPEDRITESMEILTKVKIKLSDKSPISAEHFMSAIDIDGLIVSEAYSTFIRSDTLRGLHVPFENRAQRTRGTITVRVSGDNKGSIYVYKEPCPSSAHHNVVGYVEAGMELIDSAKVGDKVIIETEPGRLNLLGLTQAEASRLLMRLGLNHERAWLSNDEAIIVDQEPESTFQALKEGRLKTYGLPPSKVLKIRLYYEQAPKTVWYFKALTGLLTNKVGKLKTYFTDPMIGFILFEGRRDLAGALLPENNPKEEVKPLTIGVTNMSKRFVGLVGIRLTESRKYGPTGEDFAGTNLVGEVISGTEALRDVREGATIYVMEVKQ
- a CDS encoding methanogenesis marker 6 protein; this encodes MKNTYMIVINPESKISPEQLFEDILNLDADVVVKCTCFGVMIEGEEAEVLKVLNHVRKKYPYDIFIKLRGYPINDKRVCRAYRGGGPRAGFHQLDSEYRILPLISDALRSLNKEFKEEQEKQRLDDKPVRASDLEKIVEEVLNNEASSQG
- a CDS encoding methanogenesis marker 17 protein, translated to MKLQVKVEGESGELYERLIRDLVMELNVKGAIESLAILIDPTKPLFAINMQTRPSSKIIRLGEVTEITKSRDYVTIKILDERFSPDIINALEKAYGNMVFHVSRHEVLIKGDVDEKALENTPICDYAKVIERSIMELVHRVTPEGFRSVKILRSEGEVLLIASEDPLTDEMELEVKRKLKKMIN